The following are encoded together in the Lactuca sativa cultivar Salinas chromosome 1, Lsat_Salinas_v11, whole genome shotgun sequence genome:
- the LOC111885922 gene encoding KIN14B-interacting protein At4g14310: MSSSAVRRVKESSGGGGGGAKVTTVPPSKTSRSTTPLSERIICRGGDPVNMTTGKENANSGRPTSRIRTAAKPQKPLVPPIVRADKDSVEQRARWSTSSSVRPRGRSQSPSEFVRVTNDVRKTRVSRVSVDRNERSVSVDRSARVSDRVGLQNKGSSKNTNSKSTSANGVPASKVSIASLEKSSELCKESIPKPTVKPQNARVFAVSPKSGKQRDNTSHPEISNTQSSSDSFVKVSESVKLFEKFRSKSSVGLKSSNSTENEEISVRSSFRDSGGKLSSRGSTSDVSKEKGTSEDTLTARSNAKYPSKLHGKLAFLEEKVKRIASDIKRTKEMLDLNNPDASKVMLSDIQETVAGIEKAMGDVVNVETEKKGDDNNLQVIVTKTSPIKELTDAKSSSKGLNPDELEARFFPHHKLLRDRTTKNHETLKSEVALAISETKHELSESLSNSESKVTIRGNLEICEVQETDSTVNPKSRESFYSGKGNVESMLTADETFEESDDQENKGLMIYEDDVDDSFNNELNEIGHKTCTGGWFVSEGESVLLAHDDGSCTFYDVANSEEKSVYKAPAEVSPNLWRDCWILRAPGADGCSGRYVVAASAGNSPESGFCSWDFYTKEVKSLHLEDGITTTTTRTALAPLPNNVLNRRHEMTNLPPENRQWWYKPCGPLMISTASNQRGVRVFDIRDGEDVMKWELGSLVVGMENSSPLQWRNRGKVVVAEVGGVGLWDVASLTAEPLVSVNLNGKKILGLHVNNTDAELGGGVRQRVSSSEAEGNDGVFCTSDSINVLDFRNPSGIGIKIPKPTTTVHSIFSRGDSIYLGGSTATPPTARKPPSTAQIQHFSIRKQKLFTTYHLPESNSTAHHHHKAITQVWGDSSLTMAVSGLGLFVFDALKEDGMRPLMGGGGGDYGGGVKVRESVGPDNLYCPSFDYLGSRALVISRDRPAFWRYLA; the protein is encoded by the exons ATGTCATCGTCTGCGGTGCGCCGGGTGAAAGAAAGCAGCGGCGGCGGCGGCGGTGGAGCTAAGGTCACCACCGTCCCACCATCAAAAACATCCAGAAGCACAACTCCGTTATCGGAAAGAATCATCTGTCGGGGTGGAGATCCAGTAAATATGACCACCGGCAAGGAAAACGCCAACAGTGGCAGACCCACTTCCAGGATTCGGACTGCAGCGAAGCCCCAGAAACCACTCGTTCCGCCGATTGTTCGTGCCGATAAGGATAGCGTGGAACAGCGTGCCAGGTGGTCGACAAGTTCGTCTGTGCGACCAAGAGGTAGGAGCCAAAGTCCATCTGAATTTGTTAGGGTTACAAATGATGTGCGTAAAACTAGGGTTTCTAGAGTTTCAGTGGATCGAAACGAGAGAAGTGTTAGCGTTGATAGGTCTGCTAGGGTTTCGGATAGGGTTGGCCTACAAAACAAAGGTTCTTCGAAAAATACTAATTCTAAATCTACTTCTGCTAATGGAGTTCCGGCTTCAAAAGTTTCCATAGCGAGTTTGGAGAAAAGCAGTGAACTTTGCAAAGAATCAATTCCGAAACCTACAGTGAAACCCCAAAATGCTAGGGTTTTTGCGGTTTCCCCCAAAAGTGGTAAACAAAGAGACAATACATCACATCCAGAGATTTCAAACACCCAATCTAGCTCAGATTCGTTTGTGAAAGTCTCTGAAAGTGTCAAACTATTTGAGAAGTTCAGATCAAAATCCAGTGTAGGTTTAAAGTCTAGCAATTCAACTGAAAACGAGGAGATCAGTGTTCGTTCAAGTTTCAGAGACTCTGGTGGGAAGTTATCAAGCAGGGGTAGTACTTCAGATGTTTCAAAAGAGAAGGGAACAAGTGAAGACACTCTAACTGCTCGATCAAATGCCAAGTACCCAAGTAAACTCCATGGAAAGCTTGCATTTTTAGAAGAAAAGGTGAAGAGGATAGCTTCAGATATCAAAAGAACAAAGGAAATGCTGGATTTAAACAACCCTGATGCATCAAAAGTGATGCTTTCTGACATTCAAGAAACAGTTGCAGGTATCGAAAAGGCAATGGGTGATGTTGTTAATGTTGAAACAGAGAAAAAAGGTGATGATAATAATCTACAAGTTATTGTGACAAAAACTAGTCCAATCAAGGAGTTAACTGATGCAAAAAGTTCATCCAAGGGATTGAATCCTGATGAACTAGAAGCAAGATTCTTTCCTCACCATAAGTTACTAAGAGACAGGACAACaaaaaaccatgaaaccctaaaatccgaggtTGCTTTAGCTATTAGTGAGACTAAACATGAGTTATCAGAATCTTTAAGTAATAGTGAATCTAAAGTTACAATTAGGGGTAATTTGGAGATATGTGAAGTTCAAGAAACAGACAGCACTGTCAATCCAAAATCACGTGAATCTTTTTACAGTGGAAAGGGTAATGTTGAGTCGATGCTTACAGCTGATGAAACTTTTGAAGAATCTGATGATCAAGAAAACAAGGGGCTCATGATATATGAAGATGATGTTGATGATAGTTTCAACAACGAATTAAATGAAATTGGGCACAAGACTTGTACAGGTGGATGGTTTGTGTCTGAAGGAGAATCTGTTCTTCTTGCTCATGATGATGGTTCTTGCACCTTCTATGATGTTGCCAATTCTGAG GAAAAATCCGTATACAAGGCACCAGCTGAAGTTTCACCGAATTTATGGAGAGATTGTTGGATACTTCGCGCACCAGGTGCAGACGGTTGTTCCGGGAGATACGTGGTGGCAGCATCCGCCGGAAACAGCCCTGAATCCGGTTTCTGTTCATGGGATTTCTACACCAAAGAAGTCAAATCCCTTCACCTCGAAGACggaatcaccaccaccaccacaagaaCAGCACTCGCTCCATTACCCAACAATGTCTTAAACCGACGACATgaaatgaccaatttaccccCGGAGAATCGACAGTGGTGGTATAAGCCTTGTGGCCCTCTCATGATTTCAACCGCTAGTAACCAGAGAGGTGTTAGGGTTTTTGATATTCGTGATGGAGAAGATGTTATGAAGTGGGAATTGGGGAGTTTGGTGGTCGGAATGGAGAATTCGAGTCCTTTGCAATGGCGGAATAGGGGGAAAGTGGTGGTGGCGGAGGTCGGTGGTGTTGGGTTGTGGGATGTGGCGTCGCTTACTGCTGAACCTTTGGTGTCTGTGAATTTGAACGGGAAGAAGATTTTGGGACTTCATGTGAATAATACCGATGCAGAACTTGGTGGAGGTGTTCGCCAAAG AGTAAGTTCATCAGAAGCAGAAGGAAACGACGGAGTATTCTGCACTTCCGATTCCATCAACGTCCTAGACTTTCGCAACCCTTCTGGAATCGGAATCAAAATTCCAAAACCCACAACCACCGTCCACTCCATCTTCTCTCGCGGAGACTCAATCTACCTCGGTGGATCCACCGCCACACCACCAACCGCCAGAAAACCACCATCCACCGCCCAAATCCAACACTTCTCTATACGCAAACAGAAACTCTTCACCACCTACCACCTCCCGGAATCCAATTCCACCGCCCACCACCATCACAAAGCCATAACACAAGTCTGGGGTGACTCCAGTCTCACCATGGCTGTTTCTGGTTTAGGGTTGTTTGTGTTTGATGCTTTGAAAGAGGATGGAATGCGGCCGTtaatgggtggtggtggcggtgattATGGTGGTGGTGTGAAGGTGAGAGAGAGCGTTGGGCCGGATAATTTATATTGTCCTTCGTTTGATTATTTGGGGTCACGTGCTTTGGTTATATCCAGAGATAGGCCTGCGTTTTGGAGGTATTTGGCTTAG